The proteins below come from a single Drosophila kikkawai strain 14028-0561.14 chromosome 3R, DkikHiC1v2, whole genome shotgun sequence genomic window:
- the Nuak gene encoding serine/threonine-protein kinase par-1 isoform X6 encodes MVISKPDTTPNGAAGGTGAGATAESATPGGLDGTGNSLAHPSGIPQDQIDNIMSSIHNTGNVKMNNHRKKLRQRFDIIKKLGQGTYGKVQLGINKETGQEVAIKTIKKCKIEAEADLVRIRREVQIMSSVHHPNIIHIYEVFENREKMVLVMEFAAGGELYDYLSERKVLGEEEARRIFRQVATAVYYCHKHKICHRDLKLENILLDEKGNAKIADFGLSNVFDDQRLLGTFCGSPLYASPEIVEGTPYQGPEVDCWSLGVLLYTLVYGSMPFDGSNFKRLVKQISQGDYYEPRKPSRASTLIRDMLTVCPKKRATIEQICSHWWVNENDNVSCLDLAEDLANQTPVRLDVLLSLTPSAITADQLVVPSAEAAAAKAAANERVPRSHSVGSIRDMGPPNTEAERRILDMVAAGGEAALMPSPTRTITPAQSPVQTKRKLQPTVSMENAAGTTAKKKEKPANSSFVIRAAPPGAAPVTEVPKAIVTPEDTLMEADPMAHVPEEASTAPSYSQKDMKMVGDLCEQLIGDGVANTNIPSAAVPPSLSAVARQATKGKLDAVAEIPEEKDPTKVIKKFVNKHKTADLVNAINECASKAGKPSAGAAPPPPFVRKCSLQDESTLNNFNAERRKSRILETAEKFQPPPPLTQIAEKPKKLSIPGVSVGSFKKEFERKAINPPVTDSPTPGELRAKEQVAAAAAAAQEAEVLGTPPASPVAATSQSLEASDSKNSVSSISLDEARRSMENSIALLLQAQNESSKEVDQLCAQTETIGVNDPATVEDRERKLKNARAIIGNAIQPASPGGTEGPPTPPAAVKTSTASITLKSATLPRRKINAKAEMQLDIKPRIPEQPAMPQPTMRFSTEMQHAVPDLRSAPPREGPIPYSPIKTTLQARATSLEPKEHVITIQRPPTQHAYGRTGSNTTTRSGSLSRQSTVESESDATTTVTNLSQATVTSQGTSQPIKKSPREFIIPIAVEGGGFITPRERSVEPSESSQTTSSRSTFSRLRPSRRISSLLSEAGFDEGSPFQKMRTTSITRDGGSGGVEEETRFTPHRLRSSRPVKKISQENDSQSSNEEDDDDDDGFEILTAENLFSTLLQRVRALTNRLNVNSDLPVGFPSHSSRLLTDISRQAQSHSPFWSQGGPFASRVNSSSNSSGLGAPWRHSMSRDLGSDMESMFSRTGATLPREGLTTLTTTTTPTKHVITINQSTFSTTAIKPHPAMFASCCSKTNSGNLNGGGAKQPRQAAIRSVAAIKTASSSISTPMPSSSSVVGRATPIAGSPRKP; translated from the exons GCAAAGTGCAGTTAGGTATTAATAAAGAGACTGGCCAGGAGGTGGCCattaaaaccataaaaaagtGCAAAATCGAAGCCGAGGCGGACTTGGTGCGCATACGGCGTGAAGTGCAAATCATGAGTTCTGTTCATCACCCAAACATCATCCACATCTACGAAG TGTTTGAGAATCGCGAGAAAATGGTGCTTGTCATGGAGTTTGCCGCAGGCGGCGAGCTTTACGACTACCTGTCCGAGCGGAAGGTTCTCGGCGAGGAGGAGGCTCGTCGCATTTTCCGACAAGTGGCCACCGCTGTCTACTACTGTCACAAGCACAAAATCTGCCACCGCGATCTCAAGCTGGAGAACATACTACTAGACGAGAAGGGTAATGCTAAG ATTGCCGACTTTGGTCTCTCGAATGTGTTTGATGACCAGCGCCTGCTTGGCACCTTCTGCGGCTCACCGCTGTACGCCTCGCCGGAGATCGTGGAGGGTACCCCGTACCAGGGACCAGAGGTGGACTGCTGGTCTTTGGGCGTACTGCTCTATACGCTGGTCTACGGCTCCATGCCCTTCGACGGCTCAAACTTTAAGCGGCTGGTGAAGCAAATCAGTCAGGGCGACTACTATGAGCCGCGGAAACCCTCGCGCGCCTCCACCCTGATCCGCGACATGCTGACGGTCTGTCCCAAAAAGCGAGCCACCATCGAGCAGATCTGCTCTCATTGGTGGGTGAATGAGAATGATAACGTCTCCTGCCTGGACCTAGCCGAGGACCTGGCCAACCAGACGCCTGTTCGCCTGGACGTATTGCTCTCCCTCACGCCGTCAGCCATCACGGCGGACCAGTTGGTGGTGCCGTCAGCAGAAGCAGCTGCTGCGAAGGCTGCAGCCAACGAGCGGGTCCCACGCTCGCACTCGGTTGGCTCGATCCGGGACATGGGACCGCCGAACACAGAGGCGGAGCGCCGTATACTGGACATGGTTGCCG CCGGAGGAGAAGCAGCCTTGATGCCCTCGCCTACAAGAACCATTACTCCTGCCCAGAGTCCTGTGCAAACGAAGAGAAAACTGCAACCCACTGTGTCCATGGAGAATGCGGCAGGGACCACGGCCAAGAAGAAGGAGAAACCGGCAAACAGCTCTTTTGTGATCAGAGCGGCTCCACCGGGAGCAGCTCCAGTAACTGAGGTACCAAAGGCCATCGTCACACCTGAGGACACGCTAATGGAGGCGGATCCGATGGCCCATGTTCCGGAGGAAGCGAGCACAGCTCCCAGCTACTCCCAGAAAGACATGAAAATGGTCGGCGATTTATGCGAGCAACTGATTGGCGACGGCGTCGCTAACACCAATATCCCATCGGCGGCGGTACCACCAAGTCTATCAGCTGTTGCCCGCCAGGCCACCAAAGGAAAGCTAGATGCTGTGGCGGAGATTCCCGAGGAGAAAGACCCCACTAAAGTGATAAAGAAGTTTGTAAACAAGCACAAGACGGCCGATCTGGTCAATGCCATTAATGAGTGCGCCTCCAAGGCCGGAAAGCCATCAGCTGGAGCTGCACCGCCTCCTCCCTTCGTGCGGAAGTGCAGTCTGCAGGATGAATCCACGCTGAACAATTTCAACGCCGAGCGCCGGAAATCCCGCATCCTAGAGACTGCAGAGAAGTTCCAGCCCCCGCCGCCACTGACCCAGATTGCAGAGAAGCCCAAGAAACTCAGCATACCTGGTGTCAGTGTAGGCAGCTTTAAGAAGGAGTTCGAGCGAAAGGCCATTAATCCTCCGGTCACGGATAGCCCCACTCCTGGTGAACTGAGAGCTAAAGAGCAGGTggcagccgctgctgctgctgcgcagGAAGCCGAGGTCTTGGGAACACCACCCGCATCGCCAGTGGCTGCCACCAGCCAGTCCCTTGAGGCAAGTGACTCTAAGAATTCGGTGTCATCCATTTCGCTGGACGAGGCGCGTCGCTCCATGGAGAACTCCATTGCACTGCTGCTGCAAGCCCAAAACGAATCCAGCAAGGAGGTCGATCAGCTGTGTGCCCAGACTGAGACCATCGGAGTGAACGATCCCGCGACGGTGGAGGATCGGGAGCGTAAGTTGAAAAACGCGCGCGCTATCATCGGAAATGCAATCCAACCGG CCTCGCCAGGAGGTACGGAGGGACCGCCCACTCCTCCGGCAGCGGTAAAGACATCGACGGCCTCGATTACTCTAAAATCAGCCACTTTGCCGCGCCGCAAGATCAACGCCAAGGCTGAGATGCAGCTGGACATTAAACCGAGGATTCCAGAGCAACCAGCGATGCCCCAACCGACCATGCGCTTCAGCACAGAAATGCAGCATGCGGTTCCTGACCTGCGTAGCGCCCCGCCACGCGAGGGCCCGATCCCGTACAGCCCCATCAAAACGACTCTGCAGGCCAGGGCTACAAGTCTGGAGCCCAAGGAGCACGTCATAACCATCCAGAGGCCGCCCACGCAGCACGCCTACGGGCGCACCGGATCTAACACAACTACGCG ttCCGGTTCTCTGTCACGCCAGTCGACGGTGGAATCCGAGTCGGATGCTACTACCACGGTTACAAACTTGTCGCAGGCCACAGTCACCAGCCAGGGCACCTCGCAGCCCATCAAGAAAAGTCCGAGGGAGTTCATCATACCGATTGCTGTCGAGGGCGGTGGCTTCATCACGCCGCGGGAGCGTAGCGTTGAGCCCTCGGAATCGAGTCAGACCACCAGCAGTCGGTCCACCTTTAGCCGCCTGCGTCCGTCGCGTCGCATCAG CTCACTCCTAAGCGAGGCCGGCTTTGACGAGGGCTCGCCATTCCAGAAGATGCGCACCACTTCGATAACCCGGGATGGCGGAAGCGGAGGCGTCGAAGAGGAGACCCGCTTCACCCCGCACCGACTCAG GAGCTCAAGGCCTGTTAAGAAAATTAGTCAGGAAAACGATTCGCAGAGCTCCAATGAGgaggacgacgatgacgacgatggCTTTGAGATACTCACGGCGGAAAATCTGTTCTCGACGCTTCTGCAGCGG GTGCGGGCTCTGACGAATCGCCTGAACGTCAACAGTGACCTGCCTGTAGGATTCCCCAGCCATTCTAGTCGCCTGCTCACGGATATTTCGCGGCAGGCCCAGAGTCACAGTCCGTTCTGGAGCCAAGGTGGTCCCTTCGCCAG TCGCgtgaacagcagcagcaacagcagcggacTGGGCGCACCCTGGCGGCACAGCATGTCCCGGGACTTGGGCAGCGACATGGAATCGATGTTTTCGCGCACAGGGGCCACGCTGCCAAGAG AAGGTTTAACTACTTTAACTACTACCACCACGCCCACAAAGCATGTTATAACCATTAACCAAAGTACGTTTAGTACAACCGCCATCAAACCGCATCCAGCCATGTTCGCCTCCTGCTGCTCCAAGACCAACTCCGGCAACCTCAATGGCGGAGGCGCTAAACAGCCACGACAAGCAGCCATAAGATCCGTCGCGGCCATAAAGACCGCCAGCTCATCCATATCCACGCCCATGCCCTCGTCTAGCAGTGTCGTCGGTAGAGCAACCCCGATTGCAGGAAGCCCCAGGAAGCCATAA
- the Nuak gene encoding uncharacterized protein Nuak isoform X1, translating into MVISKPDTTPNGAAGGTGAGATAESATPGGLDGTGNSLAHPSGIPQDQIDNIMSSIHNTGNVKMNNHRKKLRQRFDIIKKLGQGTYGKVQLGINKETGQEVAIKTIKKCKIEAEADLVRIRREVQIMSSVHHPNIIHIYEVFENREKMVLVMEFAAGGELYDYLSERKVLGEEEARRIFRQVATAVYYCHKHKICHRDLKLENILLDEKGNAKIADFGLSNVFDDQRLLGTFCGSPLYASPEIVEGTPYQGPEVDCWSLGVLLYTLVYGSMPFDGSNFKRLVKQISQGDYYEPRKPSRASTLIRDMLTVCPKKRATIEQICSHWWVNENDNVSCLDLAEDLANQTPVRLDVLLSLTPSAITADQLVVPSAEAAAAKAAANERVPRSHSVGSIRDMGPPNTEAERRILDMVAAGGEAALMPSPTRTITPAQSPVQTKRKLQPTVSMENAAGTTAKKKEKPANSSFVIRAAPPGAAPVTEVPKAIVTPEDTLMEADPMAHVPEEASTAPSYSQKDMKMVGDLCEQLIGDGVANTNIPSAAVPPSLSAVARQATKGKLDAVAEIPEEKDPTKVIKKFVNKHKTADLVNAINECASKAGKPSAGAAPPPPFVRKCSLQDESTLNNFNAERRKSRILETAEKFQPPPPLTQIAEKPKKLSIPGVSVGSFKKEFERKAINPPVTDSPTPGELRAKEQVAAAAAAAQEAEVLGTPPASPVAATSQSLEASDSKNSVSSISLDEARRSMENSIALLLQAQNESSKEVDQLCAQTETIGVNDPATVEDRERKLKNARAIIGNAIQPVIRRPTPFHGIGNGFGNGNDIGGGGIVGGTAKHALSGSSFMGFMGAEARAEAVVTSPPILAPQTAPPVLISPHALAAAKQTIQQRIFGGGCNQVGPVNRRPYTWQPQASYSTASIFQPEQTGQGTSFKTLQEQYQQRCQNQDQDQRTSALFTPPPSPQCVASSNTNTNSSRNNNNSRFNPMPNANYNVNSRTRPFNHNQAQDTLNTNASATCAFPGVMWLKSSPGGTEGPPTPPAAVKTSTASITLKSATLPRRKINAKAEMQLDIKPRIPEQPAMPQPTMRFSTEMQHAVPDLRSAPPREGPIPYSPIKTTLQARATSLEPKEHVITIQRPPTQHAYGRTGSNTTTRSGSLSRQSTVESESDATTTVTNLSQATVTSQGTSQPIKKSPREFIIPIAVEGGGFITPRERSVEPSESSQTTSSRSTFSRLRPSRRISSLLSEAGFDEGSPFQKMRTTSITRDGGSGGVEEETRFTPHRLRSSRPVKKISQENDSQSSNEEDDDDDDGFEILTAENLFSTLLQRVRALTNRLNVNSDLPVGFPSHSSRLLTDISRQAQSHSPFWSQGGPFASVQRSQVSYSFSETVEKKKVRVNSSSNSSGLGAPWRHSMSRDLGSDMESMFSRTGATLPREGLTTLTTTTTPTKHVITINQSTFSTTAIKPHPAMFASCCSKTNSGNLNGGGAKQPRQAAIRSVAAIKTASSSISTPMPSSSSVVGRATPIAGSPRKP; encoded by the exons GCAAAGTGCAGTTAGGTATTAATAAAGAGACTGGCCAGGAGGTGGCCattaaaaccataaaaaagtGCAAAATCGAAGCCGAGGCGGACTTGGTGCGCATACGGCGTGAAGTGCAAATCATGAGTTCTGTTCATCACCCAAACATCATCCACATCTACGAAG TGTTTGAGAATCGCGAGAAAATGGTGCTTGTCATGGAGTTTGCCGCAGGCGGCGAGCTTTACGACTACCTGTCCGAGCGGAAGGTTCTCGGCGAGGAGGAGGCTCGTCGCATTTTCCGACAAGTGGCCACCGCTGTCTACTACTGTCACAAGCACAAAATCTGCCACCGCGATCTCAAGCTGGAGAACATACTACTAGACGAGAAGGGTAATGCTAAG ATTGCCGACTTTGGTCTCTCGAATGTGTTTGATGACCAGCGCCTGCTTGGCACCTTCTGCGGCTCACCGCTGTACGCCTCGCCGGAGATCGTGGAGGGTACCCCGTACCAGGGACCAGAGGTGGACTGCTGGTCTTTGGGCGTACTGCTCTATACGCTGGTCTACGGCTCCATGCCCTTCGACGGCTCAAACTTTAAGCGGCTGGTGAAGCAAATCAGTCAGGGCGACTACTATGAGCCGCGGAAACCCTCGCGCGCCTCCACCCTGATCCGCGACATGCTGACGGTCTGTCCCAAAAAGCGAGCCACCATCGAGCAGATCTGCTCTCATTGGTGGGTGAATGAGAATGATAACGTCTCCTGCCTGGACCTAGCCGAGGACCTGGCCAACCAGACGCCTGTTCGCCTGGACGTATTGCTCTCCCTCACGCCGTCAGCCATCACGGCGGACCAGTTGGTGGTGCCGTCAGCAGAAGCAGCTGCTGCGAAGGCTGCAGCCAACGAGCGGGTCCCACGCTCGCACTCGGTTGGCTCGATCCGGGACATGGGACCGCCGAACACAGAGGCGGAGCGCCGTATACTGGACATGGTTGCCG CCGGAGGAGAAGCAGCCTTGATGCCCTCGCCTACAAGAACCATTACTCCTGCCCAGAGTCCTGTGCAAACGAAGAGAAAACTGCAACCCACTGTGTCCATGGAGAATGCGGCAGGGACCACGGCCAAGAAGAAGGAGAAACCGGCAAACAGCTCTTTTGTGATCAGAGCGGCTCCACCGGGAGCAGCTCCAGTAACTGAGGTACCAAAGGCCATCGTCACACCTGAGGACACGCTAATGGAGGCGGATCCGATGGCCCATGTTCCGGAGGAAGCGAGCACAGCTCCCAGCTACTCCCAGAAAGACATGAAAATGGTCGGCGATTTATGCGAGCAACTGATTGGCGACGGCGTCGCTAACACCAATATCCCATCGGCGGCGGTACCACCAAGTCTATCAGCTGTTGCCCGCCAGGCCACCAAAGGAAAGCTAGATGCTGTGGCGGAGATTCCCGAGGAGAAAGACCCCACTAAAGTGATAAAGAAGTTTGTAAACAAGCACAAGACGGCCGATCTGGTCAATGCCATTAATGAGTGCGCCTCCAAGGCCGGAAAGCCATCAGCTGGAGCTGCACCGCCTCCTCCCTTCGTGCGGAAGTGCAGTCTGCAGGATGAATCCACGCTGAACAATTTCAACGCCGAGCGCCGGAAATCCCGCATCCTAGAGACTGCAGAGAAGTTCCAGCCCCCGCCGCCACTGACCCAGATTGCAGAGAAGCCCAAGAAACTCAGCATACCTGGTGTCAGTGTAGGCAGCTTTAAGAAGGAGTTCGAGCGAAAGGCCATTAATCCTCCGGTCACGGATAGCCCCACTCCTGGTGAACTGAGAGCTAAAGAGCAGGTggcagccgctgctgctgctgcgcagGAAGCCGAGGTCTTGGGAACACCACCCGCATCGCCAGTGGCTGCCACCAGCCAGTCCCTTGAGGCAAGTGACTCTAAGAATTCGGTGTCATCCATTTCGCTGGACGAGGCGCGTCGCTCCATGGAGAACTCCATTGCACTGCTGCTGCAAGCCCAAAACGAATCCAGCAAGGAGGTCGATCAGCTGTGTGCCCAGACTGAGACCATCGGAGTGAACGATCCCGCGACGGTGGAGGATCGGGAGCGTAAGTTGAAAAACGCGCGCGCTATCATCGGAAATGCAATCCAACCGG TGATACGCCGGCCAACACCGTTTCATGGCATCGGCAACGGCTTTGGCAATGGCAATGACATTGGGGGCGGCGGAATTGTGGGCGGGACAGCCAAGCACGCCCTGAGCGGCAGCAGTTTCATGGGCTTCATGGGAGCGGAAGCAAGAGCAGAAGCGGTGGTCACATCCCCGCCTATCTTGGCACCTCAGACGGCACCGCCTGTACTGATCTCGCCCCACGCTCTGGCTGCGGCTAAACAAACGATACAACAGCGAATCTTTGGAGGCGGCTGCAACCAGGTGGGACCCGTGAATCGGAGGCCATACACCTGGCAGCCGCAGGCTTCCTACAGCACGGCCAGTATATTCCAGCCGGAACAGACTGGGCAGGGAACATCGTTCAAAACGCTGCAAGAGCAGTATCAGCAGCGGTGTCAGAACCAGGATCAGGATCAGAGGACAAGTGCTTTATTCACGCCGCCCCCGTCGCCGCAGTGCGtcgccagcagcaacaccaacaccaacagcagcagaaacaacaacaacagcagattCAACCCGATGCCCAATGCCAATTACAATGTCAATTCGCGCACGAGACCATTCAATCATAATCAAGCTCAAGACACACTCAATACCAATGCCAGTGCTACATGTGCCTTCCCTGGGGTCATGTGGCTCAAAT CCTCGCCAGGAGGTACGGAGGGACCGCCCACTCCTCCGGCAGCGGTAAAGACATCGACGGCCTCGATTACTCTAAAATCAGCCACTTTGCCGCGCCGCAAGATCAACGCCAAGGCTGAGATGCAGCTGGACATTAAACCGAGGATTCCAGAGCAACCAGCGATGCCCCAACCGACCATGCGCTTCAGCACAGAAATGCAGCATGCGGTTCCTGACCTGCGTAGCGCCCCGCCACGCGAGGGCCCGATCCCGTACAGCCCCATCAAAACGACTCTGCAGGCCAGGGCTACAAGTCTGGAGCCCAAGGAGCACGTCATAACCATCCAGAGGCCGCCCACGCAGCACGCCTACGGGCGCACCGGATCTAACACAACTACGCG ttCCGGTTCTCTGTCACGCCAGTCGACGGTGGAATCCGAGTCGGATGCTACTACCACGGTTACAAACTTGTCGCAGGCCACAGTCACCAGCCAGGGCACCTCGCAGCCCATCAAGAAAAGTCCGAGGGAGTTCATCATACCGATTGCTGTCGAGGGCGGTGGCTTCATCACGCCGCGGGAGCGTAGCGTTGAGCCCTCGGAATCGAGTCAGACCACCAGCAGTCGGTCCACCTTTAGCCGCCTGCGTCCGTCGCGTCGCATCAG CTCACTCCTAAGCGAGGCCGGCTTTGACGAGGGCTCGCCATTCCAGAAGATGCGCACCACTTCGATAACCCGGGATGGCGGAAGCGGAGGCGTCGAAGAGGAGACCCGCTTCACCCCGCACCGACTCAG GAGCTCAAGGCCTGTTAAGAAAATTAGTCAGGAAAACGATTCGCAGAGCTCCAATGAGgaggacgacgatgacgacgatggCTTTGAGATACTCACGGCGGAAAATCTGTTCTCGACGCTTCTGCAGCGG GTGCGGGCTCTGACGAATCGCCTGAACGTCAACAGTGACCTGCCTGTAGGATTCCCCAGCCATTCTAGTCGCCTGCTCACGGATATTTCGCGGCAGGCCCAGAGTCACAGTCCGTTCTGGAGCCAAGGTGGTCCCTTCGCCAG TGTTCAAAGATCTCAAGTTAGTTATTCGTTTAGCGAGACGGTTGAGAAAAAGAAAGT TCGCgtgaacagcagcagcaacagcagcggacTGGGCGCACCCTGGCGGCACAGCATGTCCCGGGACTTGGGCAGCGACATGGAATCGATGTTTTCGCGCACAGGGGCCACGCTGCCAAGAG AAGGTTTAACTACTTTAACTACTACCACCACGCCCACAAAGCATGTTATAACCATTAACCAAAGTACGTTTAGTACAACCGCCATCAAACCGCATCCAGCCATGTTCGCCTCCTGCTGCTCCAAGACCAACTCCGGCAACCTCAATGGCGGAGGCGCTAAACAGCCACGACAAGCAGCCATAAGATCCGTCGCGGCCATAAAGACCGCCAGCTCATCCATATCCACGCCCATGCCCTCGTCTAGCAGTGTCGTCGGTAGAGCAACCCCGATTGCAGGAAGCCCCAGGAAGCCATAA